From Theropithecus gelada isolate Dixy chromosome 5, Tgel_1.0, whole genome shotgun sequence:
CCGATCTTCCTCCCACTGAGTAAGGGCCAGACAGAGTCAAGAAGCAGACAAAACCTCAGCTGGTGAGGACCAGGTCACACAGGGCTCTTTGGGGCCCACTCACGCTCACTGGGGTCACTCGTTATGGGAAACCAAGTGGCCATATCGTGAACACACTCAGGCTGCCCCTCAGAGAGGCCCATGTGACAAAGCAATGAGGCCTCCTGCCAAAAGCCACGTGGGTGAACCTAGAAGCAGGTCCTGCAGCCTTGGTCGAGCCTCCAGGCAACCACAGCCTCCTGACTGAGCTCCAAGGAGGCCTGAGCAGCGCCTCCCCACCGGCCTCCTGGACCCCTGAGGTGGCACAGGCGTGGTGTTTGACTGTGAGGTGGCACAGGCGTGGTGTTTGACTGTGAGGTGGCACAGGCGTGATGTTTGTGAGGTGGCACAGGCGTGATGTTTGTGAGGTGGCACAGGTGTGGTGTGAGATGGCAGAGGCGTGGTATTTGTGGGTAGCACAGGCATGGTGTTTATGAGgtggcacacacacaggcatagtGTCTGTAAGGTGGCACAGGCATGGTGTTTGTGAGATGGCACAGGCATAGTATGAGGTGCCACAGGCGTGTTGTTTGTGGGTGGCACCGGCGTAGTGTTTGAGGTGGCACAGGCGTGGTTTCTGTGAGGTGGCACACGCGTGGTGTTTGAGGTGGCACAGGTGTGGTGTCTGTGAGGTGGCGCGGGCGTGGTGTCTGTGAGGTGGCGCAGGCGTGGTGTTTGAGGTGGCACAGGTGTGGTGTTTGAGGTGGCGCAGGCATGGTGTCTGTGAGGTGGCACAGGCGTGGTGgtttttggtttggggtttttttgttgttttcgtttttgttttgagacagagtctcactctgtcacccaggctggagtgcagtggcatgatctcagttcactgcaacctccgcctcctgggttcaagcaattctcctgcctcagcctcccaagtatctgggactacaggcacccaacaccatgcccagctaatttttgtatttttagtagagatggggtatcaccatgttggccaggctggtctcaaacacctgacctcaaatgagaccgaggcaggtggatcacaaggtcaggagttcgagaccagcctagccaacatggtgaaaccccatctctactaaaaatacaaaaattagctggagtggtggcaggcacctgtaatcccagctacttgggaagctgaggcagaagaatcccttggacccaggaggcagaggttgcagtgagccgagatcataccattgcattccagcctgggacacagcgagactccatctctaaaaaaatgattaagggagggctgggcacggtggctcatgcctgtaaaccccaactttgggaggccaaggcaggcggatcacctgaggtcagaagttcaagaccagcctggacaacatggtaaaatcttatctactaaaaatacaaaaattagccaagtgtggcggTGTATGTCTGCaaccccagttactcgggaggctgaggcaggagaattgcttgagcccacaaggtggaggttgtggtgacccgagatcgtgccactgtattccaacctgggcaaaaagagtaaaactctgtctttaaaaaaaaaaaaaaaaaaaaaagatggagattAGAGGCAACAAAACCAACTAGGATGATGTCTCAGTAGCCGAAAAGGGTATCAAGGCCTGAGGCAGAACAACTGGGGTCTAGAGGAAGGAAGATTGAATTGGAGAAACATCCAGAGGATgggacaccagcctgggccaccagCGCTTGCATGGACAGGGACAGGCAGGCTCAGCAAGGGGCCCAAAGCCGGGGGCTACATGGATCTGAGGGATGGGACACCCCGTGCAGCCCCAGTCCTGGGGGTCACGGCTCCAGTTCCCACACAACGGCGGTTTCTCCTCCCAGAGAGAAACCAGGCACCACTTATgcatcagacacacacacacaccacacccaccacacacaccacacacaccacacacgtcacacacaccacacacgccaCACCCGCCACACACGCCACACATGCCACACACGTCAAACACACCACACCCACCACACCCACCACACCCGTCACACACGTCACACACACCACAGTTCCCACACAACCGCGGTATCCCACCCCAGACACCAACCAcgccacacacaccacagacgtcacatacacaccacagtcacacacacaccacacacaccatacacaccacacatgccacacacgccacagtgacacacacaccacagtcacacacacatcacacacaccatacacaccaaacacacacgccacacacaccacacacatcacacaccacacatgccacacacatcacacacaccacacacacctcagTCACACGCACACCACGCACACCatacacaccagacacacacatgccacatacaccacatacaccagacacacaccacacataccacacacgtcacacacacacacactacacacgtcacgcaccatacacacacaccacacatcacatgcacaccacacatcacacacactacacatatcacacacaccacacatcacacgcacaccacacacaccacacacgccacatacacaccacacgtcacacacacaacacacatcacacacaccacacgtgtcacaaacacaccacacattcCACACACCATATACTCTACCACACATACAGGACACACCACacactaccacacacacaccacacacaggccacacatcacacacaccacacatcgcGCATACCACagaccacacaccacacacacacacacaccacacacactaccAGAGACCACACACTGCATATACACACTACACAGACTACACACCACACAGCACACACCAACCACAcacgtctcacacacacactacatactacccaccacacaccacacatgctacacaccacacagcacacacacagaccacacacacacaccaaacaccacacacatcacagacgccacacactacacacaccacacagcacTCACCAtacacaccccacaccacacacataccacacacacccacacaccacatAGACCACACATACACTACACCACATACAACACATAtcccacacacacagcacacaccacacataccacacacatcacacaccacagaccacacacaacacatagatcacacaccacacacagacgtcacacacaccacacaccacatacaccacacataccacacagcacacagcacatgtgccacacacacacacacacacacacttcagcaTTTGACGGCAGCCCCGCCCTCCTCCCACCAGTCTCCCCAACACACCACACACCCTGGGTGCCCATGAGCCCTGGTCCTGGGTCTGGCAAGTCCTTGCTGCTACCCACACCTCACACTCTGCTGGGGGTACCCCATCTCCAGACTGAGCCCCATGCAGCCTCTACCAAGGGTCCTTGATCACCAACTCAGCCGACCACCTGGTCTGTCTCCCAAGGCATCTGAGAAACCCAGGGCCACCTCTACAGCAGGACTGTTGTTTGGTCATCAGTAGGTCCCTGGCACCATCATTCCCTGCCCCACAACGTGCTGAGCCGGCAGCTCCCTCCTCCATTCCCGTCCCTCCCGGTCCCCACGGGGACTGACACCCACGCTGTGCACACCCCAAGCCCTGGCAAGCAGGGACGGCCCGCTTATGCTATGTCCAAAGCTCGCCACCAGCTTTCCAGCATTTACTGGCTTCCCCAGGTCAGCCCATCTCATAGCAAAAGATCAGAGCTTTCTTCTCTAAATCCTGCTCTCTGCAGAAAAGTTTCACAGCAGGGAAGTCCGGGTTTTCAACTCACCTCAAGCCCCCGGGAAGAATCGACTGGAGAACCCACTGATGAGAAGAGGCAAAGCTCACAGTGCCCTCGGTGTGGCCTAGCACCAGCGTCCCGGAGGACCCTGGGGGATCCCACCCAGCACGCCAGCCACACTGCTCTCCAGCCCTGAGCTGTGGCCAGGTCAAGCAGGATGTGGGCCATCTGTGCCCCTTCTCCAGTTACTGTCCCCACAGGGTGCCCAGGTCCAGCCCACCCGAGCAAGACAGTGCAGCCGCACTGTGCACAGCTCCACCCACATCCACTCTCCCCAGAAGCCGGGCATGGGCAGGCCTGTGGCCCAGAGGATGGGGCTGGGGGCAAGAGGTCGGGGGGTTGCCAAGGCCACAGGTCATTGAGGAGAGAGGTTGACACtgatcccaccccaccccagccacagCCCCACTCAGTCCTGGCTTGCACTCAGAGTTGGCATCGGGAAGTCCTGTTAATTTCTGCCACTGCCCAAAGCTCCCCAACACAGACGACCCAGTGAGTGTGCACAGAGCCCACCCTACTCTGTCACGGCTCTGCCATCTCCCTCCCCGAGCGCTGCCAGGGCCCCCAGAGGTCTCTGGTGAATGCACCCCCTTAGTaacacagagcaagacctgggaAAGCCTCCTCAGTCTTGTTCCCTTCCTTAACTCTGTGCCAACCACAGCCCATGACAGCGGGTGGAGAGGTGAGCAGGTGGGAGGCACTGAGAATCTTCAAGTGGGTGCAGGCTTGCAAGAAATCTTCAAGACAGTTTCTGCAGGAGGTGCCTGTAGAGTCCCAAGGCGCACAGGCGCTGCTGGGCTCTGAGCTGCAGCAGGGACACCCACCGGCTCCCACAAGAGAGGACCCCAGGCTCTGCCTCAAATGGGGCTCCCAGGACAGCCTCTTACTTCCTGAGCCATCACCATGCCAGAAAAAGTCAGGGGGCTCCCCAGCAGTTGAGGCAGGTGGCTTAGCTAGGCCAGAAACCCACAGCTCTATTCTGCTGCTTCCCCCAGGCCACACCGTGCGAGCCTGGCCGGCCACCCTGGGCCGTGTGTGGGGCTCTGCCTCTGCGGGGGCAGGCAGGGTAAGCTGGGTGTTCTGACACTGGGACAGGCCCCGATCACGCCCACCGACTCCGGACGGCTCTCCTCACTCCTTTCCTCCCAGCCCAGAGGAGACCAGCTGGATGATAGCAGCCGCTTCCCAGAGAATCAGCCAGCCTCACCCCAGCACTGCCACGTCCAGATCTACGCCCCTCTGAGCCCTTGGGAACAAGAAAGCCTCACCCGGGTCATTTTTAGGAAGTCCAAGGATGGGCGTGTCCACCTGGCGTCCTCCTCACGCCTCCGTTTGCGCCGGCTCCTCTTCCCACTGAGCACGCAGGGCTGTGAGCGGCACCGGAGCAGCCCACGGTGCCGGCCCAGCTCAGGCGTGGACGTGGGGCTGCTGCTGGCCGAGGGCAGGGGAGTGCCCACACCTGCGAGTTGCTCCTGTGAGAGGGACAGGCGTCGCCTCACGGAGAGCAAGTAGGGCTCTGCGGAACACCAGGGCAGGCCTGAGCCTGCACTGCCCTCGCTGCCGTCCACGAAGCCGCTGCTGGCCGAGGACGGCCGGGGCGTGGCGGGTGAGGTGGGACCGGTCAACCACACAGCACTCCTCGGCAGGACGGCGCCGGGGCTTCCCTGCAGTGTTGCGCTCCCACCGCTGTTGCACCGCCTCTTGGAGACTGGAGTCCAGACCGTGGAGCTGCCAGGGCGCCAGGGGGACCGGCAGCGCACCAGCTCCTCAGGTTCTGACAGGGACCGGCAATGTCGCTTGGTCGGTGGGGCCGTGGACGAGCCTGTACTTTCACTGGGGTCCACAGTGCTGGCTGCGCCCAGGCCCACACCTGGGCCCGGGGACTCTGGCCGCCACTGAAGACCCATGGTGTGAGCAGCAGCAGACAGGCCTGGCAGGAAGCAGAAATCAGGTCTCGTGGCTGCCTGGCTTCCAACGGGCCGTCCTCCACTTAAGACCTTCCAGGGACTCTGGTCTACCAGAAAAGACACAAAGAGGCAGTGGAAGAGACAGGTGAGCCACAGAGCAGGCCTAGCCTCTTCCCACCATGTGGGGTGACATCTGTCCTGGTAAACAGCCTGGCAGAGCCATCAAGGGCACAGCCCCATTGCCATCACCCCTGGACGTGCTTCTCCGAGATGTCCATGGCGCACAGTGGGCACCAGCCCCACCTGCCCTTGCCAGGTTAGCTGCAGGGCTCGGCTCGCTTCTTTAAGGGGACGCCGCGTCTGAAGGAGGTGTCAGTCTCCCCACCAGTGCCTCCCTGAGAACAACTGCATGGCTCTGCTCTCCCAACAGCCTTGCTAAAACATTCTTCCTGCATCCGCAAAACACTCCCCTCCCTCTGTGACCAGGCATCTCAAGGATGTGCAGCTTCCCCGGCCAGGACTCTCCAGAGCCCCTTCTTAAAGCAGCTCAGGTCCCTCGGTAACATGGGCAACAACACAGGGTCACACGTGCTGCCAGGGTCTTCAGGGAGAGTCTGAGCCCCAGAAACTCCTCAAAAACCTCAGAGCCACCAGGTCCAGGCCTGGAGCCCCTCCTCAAGTCTCACTTCCTGTGCAACTGTCCTGGGGCCGCCTGCCTGACATACTCCCCAGTCCCCCTGCCACCTGGTTCGGAGAAGCCTTGAGAGCAAGGCCAGGTGCATGGACCTGGCATGGAATCTGCCTGGGCGGGGTCATCTGGACCCCCAGGACTCCCCCAGTGGCTTGTGCAGTCACTGTCCAGCCGAGAAACTTGGAGTGGAGACTGTGAGACCTGCCTCACAGGGGGAAGGGCCCTGGGGTGACTCTGGGGCGGCCAGGAGAGAGAtgggggctgtggggaggaggTGTGGAGGTGTAGGCAAGGAGAGCGGCCAGCCAGGTGAGGAGTGTAGAAAGCCCTGCGGAGCTCTGAGCCAGGATGGAGGTAGCTGGTTTGGGCCCGTGTGCAGGATGAACCCCAGGAGGCTGACGTGAGAACATCACACCACAGGCTAGGCAGAGGGTGGGGCTCAGGCCATCTGGGGCCTCACACTTCCTACTTCCATCTACTTGTAAAAGAATCTGGTAAAACACCTTCACTTTGGTAATCTGGCGCTCAGCAAGGTGATCCTCCTAACGGGCCTACTCTGTATGACACAGGGCGCTGGGCGCGTCACAGTCGGGTCAGCAGGACCAACAGAGATGCCCTGGGACCTTCGTTGGGGGAGGACCTGGGACCTCAGGGTTACCTGGCCCATGAACACAGCCAGCCCCCATATTCGGAGCACTTGCTCCCCATCAATGAAGGGCCAACCTGCAGGTGAGCCAGGCACAGCCACGCCCTCCACGGCACGGACAGCAGGTGGGCTGCCCAGTATGCCACGGCACGCTCCAGCTGACACTACAAGCCCTGCCGGCCACACCATCCTGTTCTTTTAGTGGGTGGGCCTTGCACCTTCCAGAAAGGGCACAGCAGACCCCTGGGCCCACCAGCTGAGGAGGGAGAGACCTGGTTGGGCCTGCACTCTACACGAGCCGTCCTGCTCACAGACCATTCTTGACCACTGGCCCAGCCGTGCGGGGACAGCAGCAGGGACCACTCCATGCCCCAGTGCAGGGCACACGAACACTTTCCTGGCTTCCGCAGATCAGGCTCATGTTCTGCGTCCAAGACCCTCCCAGCCCAGGAGCCTGGTCCCAGCCCTGCTCAGGCCTCCAGCCATAGCTCCTAAAGCACTCACCATTGAGCTCCAAAGGGAACAGACGACCGCTGTTGTTCAGGGTTTCAGCAGAATACTGCAAGTGACAGGAAAGAGAAGTTTCAATACTGTGACTGACACATGAGAATTCGGCAATAATATCCCTGCATTTTCATCACTGCAGCGCATTCTacctttccccagtgttttctttctcGTGATTAAAATAAGCACAGTTGTATTAAAACCTAACAAAATTCAACTGAgtaaatgcacatttttaaattttttaaaaaatgttttatctttttaaaagagttgTTAACACTaaacagacctttttttttttttttttttttgagacggagtctcgctctgttgcccgggctggagtgcagtggcgctatctcgggtcactacaagctccacctcctgggttcacgccattctcctgcctcagcctcctgagtagctgggactacaggtgcccaccaccacacccggctaatttatttatttatttttttttgtatttttagtagagacagggtttcaccatgttggccaggatggtctcgatctcctgacctcgtgatctgcccaccttggcctcacaagtACTTGAAGCCTGGCCTCAGACATTTTTATTCCAAGCCACAGGCATGCATCCTGTCCCTGCTCCTGAAGCTCAGGCCCTCCTGCCTTTCGGCAGCCTCGACTGCAGCCATCTTTGTAAACCTCACAACCACTTACTTACTTTTCAGCAAGAACTTCAGCCAAGACCCAAGGGGCCCTTTCCCATTTGCAACAGCTCAGACACAGGACCGGAGCCCCTAAGCCAAGCTCTGGAGTGTGGCGCTGGTCCAGGGAGACATCCAGAGGG
This genomic window contains:
- the FAM53A gene encoding protein FAM53A, giving the protein MVTLITEKLQSQSLDDLTCKTEAGPYSAETLNNSGRLFPLELNDQSPWKVLSGGRPVGSQAATRPDFCFLPGLSAAAHTMGLQWRPESPGPGVGLGAASTVDPSESTGSSTAPPTKRHCRSLSEPEELVRCRSPWRPGSSTVWTPVSKRRCNSGGSATLQGSPGAVLPRSAVWLTGPTSPATPRPSSASSGFVDGSEGSAGSGLPWCSAEPYLLSVRRRLSLSQEQLAGVGTPLPSASSSPTSTPELGRHRGLLRCRSQPCVLSGKRSRRKRRREEDARWTRPSLDFLKMTRTLKNSKSLCSLNYEDDDEDDAPVKMVVSSPCESQGFPGITMPGCSQRGLRTSPAHPNLWASRESVTGDGSSRSNGDPSDGDGAGEEGVFLRARGELDLEQIENN